The Penicillium psychrofluorescens genome assembly, chromosome: 2 nucleotide sequence TTGATCTCCAAGCCGAACACCACTATCGGCGGCACGTCGTTCGTCACGGCTTCGTACGAAGCCGCGCGCGGACCTCCGCTCTTACCACTCGACgactctccctcctcgccgccgccggaTGTGGACGCCCCAGCCTACTCCCTCCCGCCCGATCGCCCAATCCACGTCTACGCCTACGGCCCACCAGCCGTCATGTcccccttcctccgcctcgcAACCCGAGGCCTGATCACAACAGTAGTAAACGGCGCGGACTCCGTCCCGAGTCTCTCCCTCGGGATCGTGCACGACATGCACAGCGCGGCAATGTCCTTCAAAAGCGACGACGTGTCCGGCGCCCGTACGCACGTGAGCCAGCGGCTGCGCGAAAGTCTGCGCCAAAGCATCGTCCACAAATTCTATGTCAACCAGCCGCCGCTGGTGGTCAATGCCGGCGATGGggttggcgaagatgcgTGGGCGTGGAAGACGTTGCGGTTGCTGCGTGACCAGATGTCTGCGCCGAAACTTGTTCCCCCCGGGGAGGTCTTTGTTGTGCAGACTATGCGTGTGCTTCAGCGGGATGCGTTCGTGGCGAACTCTTCGGAGGCCTGGGTCTCCGATGCGTATCCGCGTCTGGGGCGCCCGGCGACGAGAGTACAGATGCGGTTTGTCCGCGACGTCGAGGCTTGGTTTGGTGAGTTGCGCTTTGAGGCGGGGATGCTGAGTGACCATAACCCGGCGAGGTATGAGACGAGTCTGGCGGCGGTGTCGAGGGGGGTCATTGATGAGTGATGTCAGTCAGTATTTTGGAGATAATTATCTGCATAGAGGATGGATTGAGATCTCTATTTGCTTTCGGTTTGGATATATGGCGTTATGGGGGATAGAATGCAGGCAAAGAACAAGAGGGTTGGTTGGGCAAGATATACATGCCCGGATTTACTGTTGGATGGACGGACACTAGTTACGAACGAGACACACGCAAGCTACATAGACGATAGAATATAAACGAATGGAACGAATGATAGGACTAAATATTTCATTGATTTATAGTTATAGTTCATGAGTGATCATGTAATTGGGATGGTATGGCACAGTCGTAGTAAATCTTCCGTCCCGCCGTCCACATTTCTatccaaacaaaaaaagaccaAACCGACACCGGATCCAGGGTATCATATCACAcaaccaaaacaaaaacgCCGTCCATCCAGACATACAGACAGGCGGACAAGGAATACACATCAAAGCCAATCAAACAACAAGAGTCTGCGCTACCGAAGCAGCAACCGCAACAGGCCTCCCAGAATGACACCCGCGCTCGTGACGCTTCATATTAGAGCGGACACTGAACGCCTTCCCGCATCCCGCATGCGTGCACTGGAAGGGCTTCTCGCCAGTGTGCGAGTGGGAGTGGATGCGCAGCGAGGAGGGGCGCGAGAATGCCTTGTGGCAGGTGCGGCAGATGTAGCGGTCGTGGGTCTGTTGGTAGggcgcgctgctggagggGGGGAAGTAGTGGTGGTGTTGCCAGGCCGGTGTGCCGGGGGAGATGATGGACGTGGTAGCAGATGAGTTGGAGGATTGCGGCAGTTGGGAAAGAGGCATGGCCATTGGCATTTGCCTGGGCATTGCCTGCGCCGGGCCGGAGGTGACGACGGGCTGGAAGGTTGCTGAGGCCGGTGGGCGCGGGTAGTACATTCCCGCGGCGCTTTGGGGCGGTCCATCAATGGGCGATGTGTACGATGAGACGCTGGGTGCAGGCGAGGCATATGCACCCGCCAGGTGGGCCGACGAGGCCTGGCTGGAGATAGAGGAGCGCCCGGATGGTGGTTGGCGGTGCTGCGAGTCCTGCTTCACGTTCAGGGCTGGATCGCCAGGCGAGTGGCTGTGGCTCCTGACGCCGGACCCCGGCCGCATTGGCGGCGTTGGGGGCAGGCCGACGTCGTAGGACTGCGAGCGGCCTAGACGGGCTGCCTGAATTGGGGGGCTGAGGCGTGGACGCTCTGGATGGAGGTTAGCACGGGGATTggttttattttttttttttttttggtttgggaGAGTACGAACTGGCAGCGTGCTGGCCATCTGCGTTCTCGAGCAGAgtcgagatggaggggagagagcaCTTGGGTTTTTGTTGCTGCTCGTCGACTGGCGGAGACATTGGGGGCTGTTGAGGGGACGACCGCTTCTgtgctgtggtggtgggagggaagtAGCTACCGGCTGATGGGGCATACGACGAGGCAGGCGTGTAGGCCGGTGTGATCAAAGCCGCCGGGTTCGGGGCGGAGAGGAGATTTGCAAGATCCATAGTTCTGAAGATGATGGATAGTATTgctgggttggggttgggggACAAGAGAGGCAAAAATCGAGAGATGAGACGAAAAACGGGCGAGACACGAGGTTTATACTACCCGAGTACCCAGGACTACGGGGGCCGACGATCGATATGTGAGTGGGAGGGTGCCGCCCCCCACCCGGGGAGAATAGTAGAAAATAATAATGGGCTGGATGATCGCCAGAGCCGAGGATCGCGGGCGATGCCGACTGTAATTACAGCGTACAAGGTATGAGACAGTCCGTTCGAAAGCTTAAATGAAACGATGTCGGAGATTAAGCCGGTGGATCGTTGTCCACGCGAGGTTGGCTTAGTGCAGATCGGTGGGAAGACAAGAGACAGGAAGAGAACAGGAGGGAGGACAGGTGGGTAAGGGCCTATGGGAACCCAGCAGTGGCCTCGACCAAAGGGGAATCCAAAATTATTAAAACACCAAATAGGAAGGTCAGTACTGCGCTAACCATAATCGGCAGAAGGTCCGCCTGGGGGGGCGGATGACGGAGTGGCGGAACAGGGCGAGACCACGTTGGGCGATCCATGGATGGGTTCGCTTAGGAGCTACAAATAAAGTATGTGGGTGTTGCGCCAGGGTGGTTAGAGTCGAGAATGGCAGGGTAGCGATGGGAAAGCCTAGGTGCGTTGTAAGACATCGTAGTGACCCCAGTGGAGAGCATGGAGTCCGAGCATGAATATCTCGCCCTATTCAAGAAGGTCGCGATGCTTCCGATCGTAGATCAGACCCTGCTCCTGAAGATCTCCCCCTTCAGGCCGAAAGCATTGATCCGCCGATCATTCGCAACCGTTGGCCCTTGTCTCGATTGATCCTCCTGCTCCGTGCACTAGCTCTACATAGGGAACAGACTGCCGGGGTCTGGCTCGGGCTAGGAGTGGCTCGGCTAATGAGCGTGGGGCGACGATCTACCTCCTGGACCACCGGTTTGAGCGTTCCAGAACGCGTCGATCGGGGTCAGCTCATCCGGGATACCGCCATTGGTGAACGTCCTTTTCAATGTGTAACCCGGTAAAAATGTTTCCCGCCATCCCTGCCTGGAGGATCCGCACTAAGGGCGCTTTCGGCCAATGGTCCGCTGTCCCCCAACCCCCCGGGCTCGGGTTCGCGTGGTAGACAGGACGGCCACGCGAGGTGTCTTTTCTCAACTgccctcccccccccccccccctttttgattattattttttttttaaatcACATGTGGATCATCCCTTGCGTCACAGGTTGACGAACACATGGCACTTGCATATTAATAGACACAGTAGTTACAGAATATACTCACACACCGTTATTCCCACGATATAGATAGATCACATCACCTACGCCCTCGCCTCGTGCGACACGCCTGGATTTCGTCGCCGACTAGACAATCCCTAAATCCTTCTGTCCAGTTGGATGCACGCGACGTCAGGGGATGCACCGCACTTGGCCATAGCTCCCATGATCGGCCGCTACGCTAAGCGACGACCGTTTTGGCAGTTGCCCCGATGCCGTTCTCCGTAGTGCCTCAGGCAAACAGACATGACATCTCAGCCCCATCCCAATCCAACCCAACCCAGCCAATGTTCTAGGTTTGTCATTATATTATGTTGGTCATCTTCCgcctctttttttttgacttttTTTACAATATGCCTTGCCACCAGAGAAGGTTCCAATATAACACATCATCATTTTATTTTCCAAAAACCTAAGTTAAATAAATGGGGAATCTAACTtaaccctttttttttttctctgaGCAGTAGAGTGTACCCATCGCATGCCGAAAggcaaaaacaaaaaacagAACAAGGGAGGTCCGATCCTAGCAGATCTTGGGATTCTCGCGTCCAGCGTGTCGGGACCACCAACAAGTGGGGCGGTTGACCGTCCTCCTCGGTAGGGTCCGAGGTCCTTAACTCCGGGCAGGGGAGAGCAGGAGGGTCATGGTGAAACACGACCTGTTCGTCAGCCAACACTACTGACTTCAAGGCCAGTCGATCAGGCGCCGGGATGCAACCGACCGCGCCTTGCCCATCCGGGTATAAACCCCGTGCAATGATCGGCCTGATGCGCATGGCGATTGGCCTAGCGATGCGGGCGCCTGCGGAGGGCGTTGGCGACTTACCTCGTTAGGGAGGTCCTTGGGATTTTGGCGAAGAGGCTGTTTCAGTGTTTATTATTTGGGCAGGGTGTTGCCTCTTTCGTCCAGATAGTACAAAGTTACGCTCGATATAGTTTCGTAGTGGGCGGTAGTTCGACTCGACACCTCGCTTTTGAAGAACCCCGACTTTTGGCTTTTTGTTGGGGGGCTTCGCTGTGTTTGTTGTGTTTACCAGAGCAGAGCAAATCCCGAACCGCAAAAACCGGTGGGTAATGGTATCCTAGTCAACCCCCAAGCCCAGGAGATGTGACCAGGATCACAGCGCATGCGTTTCAGgcctcttttttttttatttacTTTTCCCTGCGTGCATCCGTAGTCACAACGCCCATCTACAGCCGCCCACTACGGTACGCCTACGACCCCATGTTCcatccaggcgtccagtCATCTTGGCGCTGCGTATCGTGCTTCGTATCGTGGCTGCGGACCCTCCTAGAATAATGGTCTGCAGGCATCATGCATTGTGCATTGCAGTAGGAGGATGGATAGAAGGATGGATGACGGTAGTGGAGGGGGGCCGAGGGAGGAGGATCTGACCCCGGGCAATTGATGTACAGAACATACAGTTTGGCCACGCCCACTTGCCGAAGCGAAGGGggatgggagggagggaattGGACTGCAGACGCGAACACATCAGATGGATCACGTAGATCGCTTCGACGATCCTCTCCGGGCGCAGCAGGTCGCAAAGGCACGGTGCTGGtaatggatggatggatgcgcTGGACAAATACCGTTATGTCCCCGGACAGGAGTAAGAACGTGATCAATATTGATGTCTAGCTTCCTGTTATTGGGCGTTGCCATGTTCTGTTCCGGGAACTAACTATTTCCTTGTCCCTGGCAATAGTATCGGACGTGGCACCCTTAGTGGACACTAATGGCAGATCCTTGAAGATCCGCTCACATCACGGGGGAAGGTTAGGTTTGCGTGGCCGGCAATTGGCGGGGAGGGTGTTTCTTTCCAACGGGAGTCTAACGGGAGTCTGTATTGTATCCTCATCCTATAGCACAGCATCCATCCAGCCTCCATGGCCCTCCCTGTCTTGGGGGTTGCATCTCTTGCATCCTTCGGTAATAATACTCCTGCGACTGCAGCCCTGCCTCCGCCGGCATAGCACTTAGATTAGGTCAGGCCGACCATGCCAGCGAACAACACAACACGGTTGTCACCTGGTCGCCCAGATCTGAATATGTGCATGTATGGACCAACCATACATACCATCCGGAGCCCCGAGATCGAGCGAAGCGACGCTCTGTGCGACGCTGAGATCGGATCAGAACACAAAGTTCCTGCAGTGCTACATACACCACGATGATGAGGTGCTTACTACTTCGCTTGTGTCACAGTGTAGTTGGCCCCATCAACCACGAACCAGCCGTTAAGACACAAAAATATATTATGAAAAATATGTTATGTACAGTACCACTCGAACGAGGGTCTGTGCTGATTGAATACTGACGAGGGTTGGGattttgggggggggggaggggggaaagGGGCCACCATAGACAAATCTCCACCGTCGGAGCCCCTGTCTCTGTAGAGTGCAGCTAGAGGCTCCGGCACCGCATTGGATGCAAATCACCGGACGCTGGTGTTCATTGGTGTTGAATCGAAACTTTTCGCGCCGCGCTCGTCATTCCTTAACTCCGTCCGCTTAATAAGCTAGCAAGGAAGGTCCCCCTGTCCTTAACTCCCCGGGTTGGTGATGTGCACCGCCTAGGCGCGGAGTCGATCAATTCAATCTCGGACCCCCACACCCGCTTGGGACTCAGACTCCTAAGGATGAAAGGAACAGGGGCCGGCAAGGATTATTGCCTCCCTCTGTAAGACTTTCCGGCGTTAATCAAGGAATAATACAGCGCTCGCTGGAGGGGGCAGGGCACCAGGGCAGGGGTATAGCAGACTTAGCCAGCCAAAGATCACCAGTCCGCGCGTCCGTTCGCAGCGGCCTACGTAGGGCCTCCCGGTGGCCGGGATTGAGGCAATTATCCCAGCCACGACCGTCGGTCCGACGtgcttgctttctttgcttAGGCTCATGCGCCGTCATATTCGTCGGACCCAACGTCGCAaaaggggaaggggaagagggggGCGGTAAATTCATTCCGCGTAAGACGGAACATCTTGCTGCGAAGTAGACTTTTCGGCTACATCCTACACCCACTGTACATCCATAGGATGCACCCACATCAAATCCACATGAACCGCGACCAGGCCAAAGTGTAACTGTACGCTCCGCCAAACATGCAAGCCCTGCCATACAGCGGTGTTGCCACTTCCTTTTCCCTTTGCCATGGCGGGCAGGAACACCATGATTCGCAGCGAGAATCGTAGAATATCAGACCAATCAGTCACGCAGCCCACCCCCAACGCCGATGAGCGATGAGGCGCAGTGTCGATCAGTCAGTGAAGGGGCAGGACAGCGCATCCATTTACTCGAGTGCATCATAGTCTGCATAGCGTTAATCATGAGACTAGATCCGATACTGCTGGTGAGTATAGGGTAGTCGGCCACAATGTTAGTAGTAGCCTGCCTTCGGAGATACTTCAAGTCACCGAGTCTCACAAATAGAGTTGCTTTTAGCGAGCCGCGCTATTATTGGCTCAGCAAAACTTCCGATGCGTGATCTGCGGCGGAAACGCCCGGCCCTGCGATCTGCACGCCAGCCACAGCCCAATCGCACGAGGATCTGCTCCCTCTTTCGTCGTCTCGTCCGATCCGAGCAGGGATGTGAATCCTTCGATCACAGCGAACTTTCTAGTCGGCGGACATTGGCAAGGCATCCTACGGCCCCTGTCGCCTCCATGCCCTGCTCCGGGACATGGAGGCGACTGctctttttttgcttttACCTTTTGTCCGGCGATAATGCGGCCTGGTCACACACTGCTCTCCGTATGTAAGAAAGATCTGCTCCCCCACTTAACTTACGCCGGCCGTGCGTCTGGCCAGGCGGACAGCAGGAGGGCTGTGGGGGCGCAGGGTGATACCCAGTCAGGCAGGTCGAAAAGGGCTATGACATAGGATGCGGCTCACTCACTCTCTACTACTATCGGTCAGTTGTATGGGCAGAATCATGCAGAATCATGAACATTTCCAATTATCCTCCTAGGAATCATATTAAAcaagaataaaaaaaaaaaagtgatTCTACTTAGGCATAGACGTCCActcggctgctgctggcgatGGCCGGGGCAGTGCCGGAGATTTGTCCGCTCTCCCTAATCGCCTTCATATTCCGGATCGCCAGCTTGAAGTCGAGCTGGGCGTAATCCTTCGGCATGTGCTCACCACTGTAGATGCAAAGCACCCTCATGCCGGGCTTGTAGGCCAGCCCACTAAGTAATTTCGGCGTGATGAGGAAGTATTGGCCGCCTCCGCTGCcatcctcggactcggagtcGCAGGCGATATCGACCAAGCGGCCATGTACCATACGCTCATTACGCGGGTCCATCCCCTGGTTGATCTCATCGACCACGCGGAATGGTGATGCGGAAAGGGACTGCAATGCCATGAGATAGAAGATCGTGCTCACGGCCCGCTCACCACCGGACTGCCGGTGGGAGTTTAGGATCGAGAGATTCTCATGGTCGCGGAACTTGACATGGATTTGAATCGACCACTGGTCAAAATCGTGGCCCCCGGGTTCGCCATTCGGACCCGGTTCTGCTTGTACCTTGTCCAAACTGACCTGGCCGGCACATCCAATGCGTGCGAAAGAATCTGCGAACGCATCGCTGATCTTTTGGATAAGCGCATCTAGTCTGGGCTCCCAGTCGCGTCGAATCTCGACGATGGCAGTGTCGATTTCAGCCAGTTTTGTCTGGAATTGGCTGAGCTTCTCGTGCAATTTCCCGATCTGCTTTTCACGCTCCTCAAACTCTCGAATCGTGTTGCTGTCTCCTCCATGGGTAAGTTCGAGGCGCGCCTTTTCAGAATCGATATCTGCGTTGAGCCGGTTCAGGTCGTGGTCGCCGAGGCTCTCGAGCACAGCCTCTGCGTCAGGTTGTTCTCTGGCGGTGCGATAGACAACCCTCGCTTTTTTGTTGAGCTCTCGTGCCCTTACATTCATGTCGTTGACCTCATTGATCGTGTTCATCAATTGGgtgttcttttcttccagcAACGCAGCACTATCACTGTGGCGTTGTCGCAGCGTCGCCATGTCAGACGTCGCTTCGAGATGTAGGATCTCAATTTTGATGAGTTCCTCATGGGCTTCTTGAAGTTCTTGAACGGTATCCTGTTGGCGAGTCAGAAGTAGGTCTCAATAGCCTCATATTCAGTAGACTTACAGCATATTCGAGAGTTGCCTCGGCTTTCTCGATAGAGATCTCGTCTTGTCGGTTGCGAATGTCGAGCACTCTTTGCCGAACCTCTTTAAACAGTTCCTGTAGGCCGTGCAATTTGGTCTCCTGTTGATCTAGATGATGTTAGCAAAACAAGCGAGTCGGCAGAGCTGGCTCAGGACATACTGATCTTCTCAGGGATGGCTCGATGCTGTGTATGTGCCGTCTGCTTCTCAGCCTTCTCGGCTTCGATCTCTTTCTGTTAAACACTGGTTAGGAGTGCATGGAAtgtcaaggccaaggtcgcGCGCGCATACCTTCTCTTGCTCGTTTTGATCATAACTGGCCTTGACCTCCGCCATAATCGCTTTCTCGCTTTCCAACGTATCTTTGAATTCCTGCAGTTCGCTATTCCACATACTGATATTCTGCTGGTGCCCGCGTCGGACTGAGTCATCGACAGGCTGCGAAGTCCAGGCTTGCGCAGGCTTGATTTGTCGAACACGGGTCGATGTGGCGTCAGGGCCATACTCCCGTCGTCGAGTGATGGTATAGCTGCGCTTCCCGGCTACCCAAGAGCTGAGGCTTCCATTCTCCAATCGGGCAAAGTCTTCGTCGGAGATGTCCCGCAGAGAGATCGGGGTCTGGTGCATTCGGTTTTCACTGCAGAACAGAGCCAAAACAGGCTCCGGGCCGCTGAGGTAGTCTTTGGCCCATCCATCGAAACCGAGTTGACGCAGTTCGTCATCTGAGAACGGAGAGCGGAATGAAGACAACTCCATCGAGCAGGTTTTGATACTGAAGTCATGGAGTTCCAAATCTCTGGTCAGTGCTTGCTGCAGGGTGCGGAAATCCTGGCGGCACTGCACGGTGAACACTGTCAGGTCGGCCCG carries:
- a CDS encoding uncharacterized protein (ID:PFLUO_003244-T1.cds;~source:funannotate), whose translation is MDLANLLSAPNPAALITPAYTPASSYAPSAGSYFPPTTTAQKRSSPQQPPMSPPVDEQQQKPKCSLPSISTLLENADGQHAAKRPRLSPPIQAARLGRSQSYDVGLPPTPPMRPGSGVRSHSHSPGDPALNVKQDSQHRQPPSGRSSISSQASSAHLAGAYASPAPSVSSYTSPIDGPPQSAAGMYYPRPPASATFQPVVTSGPAQAMPRQMPMAMPLSQLPQSSNSSATTSIISPGTPAWQHHHYFPPSSSAPYQQTHDRYICRTCHKAFSRPSSLRIHSHSHTGEKPFQCTHAGCGKAFSVRSNMKRHERGCHSGRPVAVAASVAQTLVV
- a CDS encoding uncharacterized protein (ID:PFLUO_003245-T1.cds;~source:funannotate); the protein is MSSASIVPHRRQRDEDDEESDSSASLDPSQTSSTKRPRLNSTTHDDDSSSADEEGEDTDTQQAPATQLSQPPSAQNVLGPGGYKPGAIVRIKVTDFVTYTSAEFFPGPKLNMVIGPNGTGKSTLVCAICLGLGWGPAHLGRAKETGEFVKHGCREATIEIELAGPPLFRRNVVITRNIKRDGNKSTFTINGKPVSKADVLRAAQKFSIQVDNLCQFLPQDKVAEFAALTPVELLHSTQRAAAGPEMIQWHDGLKKLRAEQKRLDMDHRADKDVLTNLENRQEMQRADVERMRQRTEIQRKIEILEFLRPVMVYKDHHKVHEELKARRKELSDEHSQLMRDLEPAMRSLKAKETYAEQVAEVKKHQRETVSRLSRAAKAGTERIDELRDSIKDLDGQIEAEKKSSQKHKAEATNTQQTIKKLRRQLEEEAVEFDVDYYNEKLKEKRLQGRDLETKAREIKDKKAPIMEKISGLQGNIREAQRQLDNLDSVSGRQEAKLEKLSSDSHRAYRWILNNQDKFEKEVFGPPLVTCSVKDPKYADALESLFQRADLTVFTVQCRQDFRTLQQALTRDLELHDFSIKTCSMELSSFRSPFSDDELRQLGFDGWAKDYLSGPEPVLALFCSENRMHQTPISLRDISDEDFARLENGSLSSWVAGKRSYTITRRREYGPDATSTRVRQIKPAQAWTSQPVDDSVRRGHQQNISMWNSELQEFKDTLESEKAIMAEVKASYDQNEQEKKEIEAEKAEKQTAHTQHRAIPEKINQQETKLHGLQELFKEVRQRVLDIRNRQDEISIEKAEATLEYADTVQELQEAHEELIKIEILHLEATSDMATLRQRHSDSAALLEEKNTQLMNTINEVNDMNVRARELNKKARVVYRTAREQPDAEAVLESLGDHDLNRLNADIDSEKARLELTHGGDSNTIREFEEREKQIGKLHEKLSQFQTKLAEIDTAIVEIRRDWEPRLDALIQKISDAFADSFARIGCAGQVSLDKVQAEPGPNGEPGGHDFDQWSIQIHVKFRDHENLSILNSHRQSGGERAVSTIFYLMALQSLSASPFRVVDEINQGMDPRNERMVHGRLVDIACDSESEDGSGGGQYFLITPKLLSGLAYKPGMRVLCIYSGEHMPKDYAQLDFKLAIRNMKAIRESGQISGTAPAIASSSRVDVYA